Proteins encoded together in one Miscanthus floridulus cultivar M001 chromosome 16, ASM1932011v1, whole genome shotgun sequence window:
- the LOC136511735 gene encoding E3 ubiquitin-protein ligase SGR9, amyloplastic-like, translated as MDAGHNHGQSPPTPSSTETLMAALLNVPAAQLPGLARALAADARRLRSRLAFLLLSPPHFARALARLRSMPLPAKAALLGLALLRSLVLLLPALCPDHHHLLLQPPDLDAALLLLAMCDSYSPAAASPTPVDWRAVIVDDVVASALSVSGLGATPWAALAPYVDAAAKCRRFADVAAVAAGDGGTTTKDGEGSGAALYAAVLALPPAAGDGAPCAICWEEMMARGRRGVCGLRPCGHRFHWRCALRWLARRNTCPCCRAELPAEDPLAETRRLWRGVERMARGG; from the coding sequence ATGGACGCTGGCCACAACCATGGCCAGTCGCCGCCGACGCCGTCGTCCACGGAAACCCTGATGGCGGCGCTCCTCAACGTTCCAGCAGCGCAGCTCCCCGGCCTCGCGCGAGCGCTGGCCGCCGACGCGCGCCGGCTGCGATCCCGCCTCGCGTTCCTCCTCCTCTCCCCGCCGCACTTCGCCCGCGCGCTCGCGCGGCTTCGCTCGATGCCTCTCCCCGCCAAGGCCGCGCTGCTCGGCCTCGCCCTCCTCCGCTCCCTCGTCCTGCTCCTCCCGGCGCTCTGCCccgaccaccaccacctccttctCCAGCCGCCCGACCTCGAcgccgcgctcctcctcctcgccatGTGCGACTCCTACTCCCCCGCGGCCGCCAGCCCCACCCCCGTGGACTGGCGCGCGGTGATCGTGGACGACGTGGTGGCGTCCGCGCTCTCCGTCTCCGGCCTCGGCGCCACGCCCTGGGCCGCACTTGCCCCCTACGTCGACGCGGCCGCCAAGTGCCGCCGGTTCGCGGACGTCGCCGCGGTGGCAGCTGGCGACGGTGGGACGACGACGAAGGACGGCGAGGGGAGCGGGGCCGCGTTGTACGCCGCCGTGCTGGCGCTGCCACCCGCGGCCGGGGACGGCGCGCCGTGCGCCATCTGCTGGGAGGAGATGATGGCTCGCGGACGACGCGGCGTGTGCGGGCTCAGGCCGTGCGGGCACCGGTTCCACTGGCGCTGCGCGCTGCGCTGGCTGGCCCGGCGCAACACCTGCCCGTGCTGCCGAGCCGAGCTGCCCGCCGAGGACCCGCTCGCGGAGACGCGGCGGCTGTGGCGGGGCGTCGAGAGGATGGCGCGCGGCGGGTGA